From the genome of Pelomonas sp. SE-A7, one region includes:
- the clpA gene encoding ATP-dependent Clp protease ATP-binding subunit ClpA has product MIAQELEVSLHMAFVEARQQRHEFITVEHLLMALLDNPSAAEVLRACSANIEDLRKSLAQFIKENTPTVGGTEEVDTQPTLGFQRVIQRAIMHVQSTGSGKKEVTGANVLVAIFGEKDSHAVYYLHQQGVTRLDVVNYIAHGIKKSEPPEPPKNQDSNGSGQEGGEREEAEGQGGGKGSPLEQFTQNLNQLAKDGKIDPLIGRELEVERVVQVLCRRRKNNPLLVGEAGVGKTAIAEGLAWRITEGDVPDVLGDSVVYSLDMGALLAGTKYRGDFEQRLKAVLKQLKEQPHAILFIDEIHTLIGAGAASGGTLDASNLLKPALSSGAMKCIGATTFTEYRGIFEKDAALSRRFQKVDVNEPSVEQTIEILKGLKSRFEEHHSVKYALGALQAAAELSAKYINDRHLPDKAIDVIDEAGAAQRILPKSKQKKTITRAEVEDIVAKIARIPPASVSTDDRGKLKSLDRDLKSVVFGQEPAIDALAAAIKMARSGLGKPDKPIGSFLFSGPTGVGKTEVAKQLAYILGIELIRFDMSEYMERHAVSRLIGAPPGYVGFDQGGLLTEAITKKPHAVLLLDEIEKAHPDVFNVLLQVMDHGSLTDNNGRKADFRNVIIIMTTNAGAETMNKSTIGFTNAREQGDEMADIKRLFTPEFRNRLDAIVSFRALDEEIILRVVDKFLLQLESQLAEKKVEVTFSDELRKHLAKKGFDPLMGARPMQRLIQDTIRRALADELLFGKLVDGGRLRVDVDAEGNTALDIQPLKQPKDNKPKAEPATTD; this is encoded by the coding sequence ATGATTGCGCAAGAGCTTGAAGTCAGCCTGCACATGGCGTTTGTCGAAGCGCGCCAGCAGCGCCACGAGTTCATCACCGTCGAACATCTGCTGATGGCCCTGCTGGACAACCCATCGGCGGCCGAGGTGCTGCGCGCCTGTTCGGCCAACATCGAAGACCTGCGCAAGAGCCTGGCGCAGTTCATCAAGGAAAACACGCCCACCGTGGGCGGCACCGAAGAGGTCGACACCCAGCCCACGCTGGGCTTCCAGCGCGTGATCCAGCGCGCCATCATGCATGTGCAGTCCACCGGCTCCGGCAAGAAGGAAGTGACCGGCGCCAATGTGCTGGTGGCCATCTTCGGCGAGAAGGATTCGCACGCGGTCTACTACCTGCACCAGCAGGGCGTGACCCGGCTGGACGTGGTGAACTACATCGCCCACGGCATCAAGAAGAGCGAACCGCCCGAGCCGCCCAAGAACCAGGATTCCAATGGCTCCGGACAGGAGGGCGGCGAGCGCGAGGAAGCTGAAGGCCAGGGCGGTGGCAAGGGTTCGCCGCTGGAGCAGTTCACGCAGAACCTGAACCAGCTGGCCAAGGACGGCAAGATCGACCCGCTGATCGGCCGCGAGCTGGAGGTCGAGCGGGTGGTGCAGGTGCTGTGCCGCCGCCGCAAGAACAACCCGCTGCTGGTCGGCGAAGCCGGCGTGGGCAAGACCGCCATCGCCGAAGGTCTGGCCTGGCGCATCACCGAGGGCGATGTGCCCGACGTGCTGGGCGACAGCGTGGTCTATTCGCTGGACATGGGCGCGCTCTTGGCGGGCACCAAGTACCGCGGCGACTTCGAGCAGCGCCTCAAGGCCGTGCTCAAGCAGCTGAAGGAACAGCCGCATGCCATCCTCTTCATCGACGAGATCCACACGCTGATCGGCGCGGGCGCCGCCTCCGGTGGCACGCTGGACGCGAGCAATCTGCTCAAGCCGGCCCTGAGCTCCGGCGCGATGAAGTGCATTGGCGCGACCACCTTCACCGAGTACCGCGGCATCTTCGAGAAGGACGCCGCGCTGTCACGTCGCTTCCAGAAGGTGGACGTGAATGAACCCTCGGTCGAGCAGACCATTGAGATCCTCAAGGGCCTGAAGTCGCGCTTCGAAGAGCACCACAGCGTCAAGTACGCCTTGGGCGCTTTGCAGGCTGCGGCGGAGCTGTCGGCCAAGTACATCAACGACAGGCACCTGCCGGACAAGGCCATCGACGTGATCGACGAGGCCGGTGCCGCCCAGCGCATCCTGCCCAAGAGCAAGCAGAAGAAGACCATCACCCGCGCCGAGGTCGAGGACATCGTCGCCAAGATCGCGCGCATCCCGCCGGCTTCGGTGTCGACGGATGACCGCGGCAAGCTCAAGAGCCTGGACCGCGACCTCAAGAGCGTGGTCTTCGGCCAGGAGCCGGCCATTGACGCTCTGGCCGCTGCCATCAAGATGGCGCGCTCGGGTCTTGGCAAGCCGGACAAGCCCATCGGCAGCTTCCTTTTCAGCGGCCCCACCGGTGTCGGCAAGACGGAAGTCGCCAAGCAACTGGCCTACATCCTGGGTATAGAGCTGATCCGCTTCGACATGTCGGAGTACATGGAGCGCCATGCCGTGAGCCGCCTGATTGGCGCGCCTCCGGGCTATGTGGGCTTCGACCAGGGTGGCCTGCTCACCGAAGCCATCACCAAGAAGCCGCATGCGGTGCTCCTGCTCGACGAAATCGAAAAGGCACATCCGGACGTCTTCAACGTGCTCTTGCAGGTGATGGACCACGGCTCGCTGACCGACAACAACGGGCGCAAGGCCGACTTCCGCAACGTCATCATCATCATGACGACGAATGCGGGCGCCGAGACCATGAACAAGTCGACCATAGGCTTCACCAACGCCCGCGAACAGGGCGACGAGATGGCCGACATCAAGCGCCTGTTCACGCCCGAGTTCCGCAACCGCCTGGATGCCATCGTGTCCTTCCGTGCGCTGGACGAGGAGATCATCCTGCGTGTGGTCGACAAGTTCCTGCTGCAGCTGGAAAGCCAGCTGGCCGAGAAGAAGGTTGAGGTCACTTTCAGCGACGAGCTGCGCAAGCACCTGGCCAAGAAGGGCTTCGATCCGCTGATGGGCGCCCGGCCCATGCAGCGCCTGATCCAGGACACGATTCGCCGCGCGCTGGCGGACGAACTGCTGTTCGGCAAGCTGGTAGACGGCGGCCGCCTGCGCGTGGACGTGGACGCCGAGGGCAATACCGCGCTGGACATCCAGCCGCTGAAGCAGCCCAAGGACAACAAGCCCAAGGCCGAGCCAGCGACTACCGACTAG
- the clpS gene encoding ATP-dependent Clp protease adapter ClpS, producing the protein MSDTPRQPPAPPVVKPGREDADGTVILERVPQKTEPPRLYQVLLLNDDFTPMEFVVMVLQEFFRHDLDTATQIMLKIHHEGRGVCGTYTKDVAATKVELVLAAARRAGHPLQCIMEAA; encoded by the coding sequence ATGTCAGATACCCCCCGCCAGCCGCCCGCGCCCCCTGTCGTGAAGCCGGGGCGCGAGGATGCGGACGGCACCGTCATCCTGGAGCGCGTGCCTCAGAAGACTGAGCCTCCGCGGCTCTACCAGGTGCTGCTGCTGAATGACGATTTCACGCCCATGGAGTTTGTCGTGATGGTGTTGCAGGAATTTTTTCGCCACGACCTGGATACGGCGACCCAGATCATGCTCAAAATCCACCACGAGGGTCGGGGCGTCTGCGGGACCTACACCAAGGACGTGGCCGCGACCAAGGTTGAGCTGGTGCTGGCCGCTGCGCGCCGCGCCGGCCATCCGCTGCAGTGCATTATGGAGGCCGCATGA
- a CDS encoding cold-shock protein, with translation MQTGTVKWFNDAKGFGFIEPELGGEDVFAHFSAIKMEGFRTLRQGGKVSFELVQGPKGQLAQNITPMDGETPPPSLAELGISAAA, from the coding sequence ATGCAAACAGGAACAGTCAAGTGGTTCAACGACGCCAAGGGTTTTGGCTTCATCGAGCCTGAATTGGGCGGCGAGGACGTGTTCGCCCATTTCTCGGCAATCAAGATGGAGGGATTCCGAACCCTGAGGCAAGGTGGCAAGGTGAGTTTCGAGCTGGTGCAAGGCCCCAAGGGCCAGCTGGCGCAGAACATCACCCCGATGGACGGCGAAACGCCTCCGCCATCGCTTGCCGAGCTCGGCATCAGCGCCGCGGCCTGA
- the icd gene encoding NADP-dependent isocitrate dehydrogenase, with amino-acid sequence MYQHIKVPEQGSKITVNADMSLNVPDEPIVPYIEGDGTGFDITPVMLKVVDAAVAKAYGGKKKIHWMEVYAGEKATKVYGPDVWLPAETMDVLREYLVSIKGPLTTPVGGGIRSLNVALRQELDLYVCLRPVRYFKGVPSPVKEPEKTDMVIFRENSEDIYAGIEFEAESDKAKKLIKFLQDEFGVKKIRFPETSGIGVKPVSREGTERLVRKAIQYAIDNDKPSVTIVHKGNIMKYTEGGFRDWAYALAQKEFGAELIDGGPWVKFKNPKTGRDIVVKDSIADAFLQQILLRPVEYSVIATLNLNGDYISDALAAQVGGIGIAPGANLSDSVAMFEATHGTAPKYAGKDYVNPGSEILSAEMMLRHMGWTEAADLIISSMEASVLSKKVTYDFARLLDGATQVSCSGFGEVMIANM; translated from the coding sequence ATGTACCAGCACATCAAGGTGCCTGAGCAGGGCAGCAAGATCACCGTCAACGCCGACATGTCGCTCAATGTGCCGGACGAACCCATCGTCCCGTACATCGAGGGCGACGGCACCGGCTTCGACATCACGCCGGTGATGCTCAAGGTGGTCGATGCAGCCGTGGCCAAGGCCTATGGCGGCAAGAAGAAGATCCACTGGATGGAGGTCTATGCCGGCGAGAAGGCGACCAAGGTCTACGGCCCGGACGTCTGGCTGCCGGCCGAGACCATGGACGTGCTGCGCGAGTACCTGGTCTCGATCAAGGGCCCGCTGACCACGCCGGTGGGTGGCGGTATCCGTTCGCTGAACGTGGCCCTGCGCCAGGAGCTGGACCTTTACGTCTGCCTGCGCCCGGTGCGCTATTTCAAGGGCGTGCCATCGCCGGTCAAGGAACCGGAGAAGACCGACATGGTCATCTTCCGCGAGAACTCGGAAGACATCTATGCCGGCATCGAGTTCGAGGCCGAGAGCGACAAGGCGAAGAAGCTGATCAAGTTCCTGCAGGACGAGTTCGGCGTCAAGAAGATCCGCTTCCCCGAGACCTCGGGCATTGGCGTCAAGCCGGTCTCGCGTGAGGGCACGGAGCGCCTGGTTCGCAAGGCCATCCAGTACGCCATCGACAACGACAAGCCCAGCGTCACCATCGTCCACAAGGGCAACATCATGAAGTACACCGAGGGTGGCTTCCGTGACTGGGCCTACGCGCTGGCGCAGAAGGAATTCGGCGCCGAGCTGATCGACGGCGGCCCCTGGGTCAAGTTCAAGAATCCCAAGACCGGCCGCGACATCGTCGTCAAGGATTCGATTGCCGATGCCTTCCTGCAGCAGATCCTGCTGCGCCCGGTCGAGTACTCGGTGATCGCCACGCTGAACCTGAACGGCGACTACATCTCGGACGCCCTGGCGGCGCAGGTCGGTGGCATCGGCATCGCGCCGGGCGCCAACCTGAGCGATTCGGTCGCCATGTTCGAGGCCACGCATGGCACGGCCCCGAAGTACGCCGGCAAGGACTACGTCAATCCGGGCTCGGAAATCCTCTCGGCCGAGATGATGCTGCGCCACATGGGCTGGACCGAGGCGGCCGACCTGATCATCTCGTCGATGGAAGCTTCCGTCCTGAGCAAGAAGGTCACCTACGACTTCGCCCGCCTGCTGGATGGTGCGACCCAGGTGTCGTGCTCCGGCTTTGGCGAAGTGATGATTGCCAATATGTGA